One window of the Lytechinus variegatus isolate NC3 chromosome 3, Lvar_3.0, whole genome shotgun sequence genome contains the following:
- the LOC121410528 gene encoding DNA replication licensing factor mcm2-like isoform X1 translates to MFQDRTSEPFSEPTSPAADRSGLLSSSPGRSDLPPFEDESELQPGGAPDVEEEEDGEELFGANFERDYRAIPELDRFDPDNIDEEDYDSMAPEDRAAAERAMRKRDRDEALAQGRMRPGLLYEESDEEDERPTRRRRMAERAAEGIEDDEEMIESIENLEDMKGHSVREWVSLAAPRLEIYNRFKNFLCTFVDDKGHNLYREKIRQMCEGNKESLVVDYNILASQEQVLAYFLPEAPTEMLKIFDEAAKEVVLAMFPKYEQIAKEIHVRIAELPLVEELRSLRQLHLNQLIRTSGVVTSATGIMPQLSMIKYDCPKCGFVLGPFYQSQNQEVRPGSCPECQSAGPFEINMEQTLYQNYQRITIQESPGKVAAGRLPRSKDAILLADLVDSCKPGDEIELTGVYNNNYDGSLNTANGFPVFATLIQANYITKKDDKMVAGALTDDDVKAVVALSRDERIGERIFASIAPSIYGHDDIKRAIALSLFGGEPKNPGQKHKVRGDINILACGDPGTAKSQFLKYVEKTAPRAVFTTGQGASAVGLTAYVQRNPVSREWTLEAGALVLADKGVCIIDEFDKMNDADRTSIHEAMEQQSISISKAGIVTSLQARCSIMAAANPIGGRYNPSLTFSENVDLTEPILSRFDILCVVRDTVDPVQDELLARFVVDSHIRHHPSNADTDEDKLPDLPSTTGLEKIPQELLKKYLIYAKDKVHPKLHHMDQDKVAKMYSDLRRESMATGSIPITVRHIESVIRMAEANARMHLREYVNEDDVNMAIRVMLESFIDTQKYSIMRSMRKNFSRYLTFRRDNNELLLFVLKQLVQEQMSFHRTRYGTEQDIVEISEKDLADKARQINILNLSAFYDSEVFKLHKFTHDTRRKVIVQSF, encoded by the exons ATGTTTCAGGATCGTACGTCTGAGCCGTTTTCAGAGCCCACCAGTCCAGCAGCAGATCGATCAGGCCTACTGTCATCAAGTCCTGGTAGAAGTGACCTTCCTCCATTTGAAGATGAGTCTGAGCTACAACCTGGAGGAGCACCAGATGTGGAAGAGGAAGAGGATGGCGAGGAACTCTTTGGAGCAAATTTTGAAag AGATTACCGTGCCATTCCAGAGTTGGATCGATTTGACCCAGACAATATTGATGAAGAAGACTATGACAGTATGGCACCAGAGGATAGGGCAGCGGCTGAAAGAGCGATGCGAAAGAGAGATCGAGATGAGGCCCTTGCTCAAGGGCGTATGAGGCCTGGCCTCCTCTACG AGGAgagtgatgaagaagatgagagACCAACAAGAAGGAGAAGAATGGCAGAGAGAGCTGCTGAGGGCATTGAGGATGATGAAGAG atgatTGAGAGTATAGAGAATTTAGAAGACATGAAGGGTCACTCTGTCAGAGAGTGGGTCTCGTTGGCTGCTCCTCGTCTCGAGATCTACAATCGTTTTAAGAATTTCCTCTGTACATTCGTTGATGACAAGGGTCATAACCTTTACCGTGAGAAGATCAGACAAATGTGTGAAG GTAATAAGGAGAGTTTGGTTGTTGATTACAACATCCTGGCCTCACAGGAGCAGGTCTTGGCCTACTTCTTGCCTGAGGCACCAACTGAAATGCTCAAGATCTTTGATGAAGCCGCCAAGGAAGTTGTCCTGGCAATGTTTCCTAAGTATGAGCAAATTGCCAAGGAGATTCATGTGCGCATTGCAGAGCTGCCACTTGTTGAAGAGCTCAGATCGCTCAG GCAACTTCATCTGAACCAACTAATCCGAACAAGTGGGGTTGTAACAAGTGCAACAGGCATCATGCCCCAGCTGAGTATGATCAAGTATGACTGTCCTAAATGTGGCTTTGTCCTAGGACCTTTTTACCAGAGCCAGAACCAAGAGGTCAGACCAGGATCTTGTCCCGAGTGTCAGTCAGCAGGTCCTTTTGAAATCAATATGGAACAG ACCCTGTATCAGAACTATCAGCGTATCACCATTCAGGAGAGTCCAGGAAAGGTTGCCGCTGGAAGACTTCCAAGATCTAAAGATGCCATCCTTTTAGCTGATCTGGTGGATAGCTGCAAACCAGGAGATGAAATT GAGCTGACTGGAGTATACAACAACAATTATGATGGCTCTTTGAACACAGCTAATGGGTTTCCTGTGTTTGCCACACTCATCCAAGCAAACTACATCACAAAGAAAGATGATAAGATGGTGGCTGGTGCACTcactgatgatgatgtaaaGGCTGTAGTAGCACTCTCCAGAGATGAACGCATTGGAGAAAGG ATATTCGCTAGTATTGCGCCCTCTATCTACGGACATGATGATATCAAGAGAGCGATAGCATTGTCTTTATTTGGTGGAGAACCCAAGAATCCAG GTCAGAAGCATAAAGTACGTGGTGACATCAACATCCTAGCCTGTGGTGACCCTGGTACAGCTAAATCTCAGTTCCTGAAGTATGTAGAGAAAACTGCACCGAGGGCAGTGTTCACAACCGGTCAAGGTGCTTCTGCTGTTGGTCTGACAGCCTATGTTCAGCGTAATCCCGTATCCAGAGAGTGGACGTTGGAAGCTGGAGCTCTTGTTCTAGCTGACAAGGGAGTGTGTATCATTGACGAATTTGATAAG ATGAATGATGCAGATAGAACCAGTATCCATGAAGCTATGGAACAACAGAGTATCTCAATCTCCAAGGCGGGCATCGTCACTTCACTTCAGGCTAGATGCAGTATCATGGCTGCTGCTAACCCCATTGGAGGAAGATACAATCCCTCACTTACCTTCTCAGAAAAT gTTGACCTGACAGAACCCATCCTATCTCGTTTTGACATTCTGTGTGTTGTTCGAGACACTGTTGACCCTGTACAAGATGAGTTGCTTGCTAGATTTGTTGTTGACAGTCATATCAGGCATCATCCTTCAAATGCAGACACCGATGAAGACAAGTTACCT GATTTACCTTCCACTACTGGCCTAGAGAAGATCCCCCAGGAGTTATTGAAGAAGTATTTGATCTATGCCAAGGACAAGGTTCATCCTAAGCTTCATCATATGGACCAGGACAAGGTTGCTAAGATGTACTCTGATCTCCGCAGAGAATCAATG GCAACTGGAAGCATTCCAATCACAGTTCGTCACATTGAGTCTGTGATCCGTATGGCAGAGGCTAACGCAAGAATGCATCTGAGGGAGTACGTCAATGAAGATGATGTGAACATGGCCATTCGGGTCATGCTGGAAAGCTTTATAGATACACAGAAATACAGTATCATGAGGAGTATGCGCAAG AATTTCTCCCGTTACCTGACGTTCCGACGAGACAACAATGAGTTGTTGCTGTTTGTACTGAAACAGCTGGTACAGGAACAGATGTCATTCCACAGGACACGTTATGGTACAGAGCAAGACATTGTTGAGATCTCAGAAAAAGATCTTGCTGATAAg GCTCGTCAGATCAACATTCTCAACCTGTCTGCTTTCTACGACAGCGAGGTCTTTAAACTTCATAAATTCACTCATGACACCAGAAGGAAAGTAATAGTTCAGTCATTCTGA
- the LOC121410528 gene encoding DNA replication licensing factor mcm2-like isoform X2, which yields MADRTSEPFSEPTSPAADRSGLLSSSPGRSDLPPFEDESELQPGGAPDVEEEEDGEELFGANFERDYRAIPELDRFDPDNIDEEDYDSMAPEDRAAAERAMRKRDRDEALAQGRMRPGLLYEESDEEDERPTRRRRMAERAAEGIEDDEEMIESIENLEDMKGHSVREWVSLAAPRLEIYNRFKNFLCTFVDDKGHNLYREKIRQMCEGNKESLVVDYNILASQEQVLAYFLPEAPTEMLKIFDEAAKEVVLAMFPKYEQIAKEIHVRIAELPLVEELRSLRQLHLNQLIRTSGVVTSATGIMPQLSMIKYDCPKCGFVLGPFYQSQNQEVRPGSCPECQSAGPFEINMEQTLYQNYQRITIQESPGKVAAGRLPRSKDAILLADLVDSCKPGDEIELTGVYNNNYDGSLNTANGFPVFATLIQANYITKKDDKMVAGALTDDDVKAVVALSRDERIGERIFASIAPSIYGHDDIKRAIALSLFGGEPKNPGQKHKVRGDINILACGDPGTAKSQFLKYVEKTAPRAVFTTGQGASAVGLTAYVQRNPVSREWTLEAGALVLADKGVCIIDEFDKMNDADRTSIHEAMEQQSISISKAGIVTSLQARCSIMAAANPIGGRYNPSLTFSENVDLTEPILSRFDILCVVRDTVDPVQDELLARFVVDSHIRHHPSNADTDEDKLPDLPSTTGLEKIPQELLKKYLIYAKDKVHPKLHHMDQDKVAKMYSDLRRESMATGSIPITVRHIESVIRMAEANARMHLREYVNEDDVNMAIRVMLESFIDTQKYSIMRSMRKNFSRYLTFRRDNNELLLFVLKQLVQEQMSFHRTRYGTEQDIVEISEKDLADKARQINILNLSAFYDSEVFKLHKFTHDTRRKVIVQSF from the exons ATGGCT GATCGTACGTCTGAGCCGTTTTCAGAGCCCACCAGTCCAGCAGCAGATCGATCAGGCCTACTGTCATCAAGTCCTGGTAGAAGTGACCTTCCTCCATTTGAAGATGAGTCTGAGCTACAACCTGGAGGAGCACCAGATGTGGAAGAGGAAGAGGATGGCGAGGAACTCTTTGGAGCAAATTTTGAAag AGATTACCGTGCCATTCCAGAGTTGGATCGATTTGACCCAGACAATATTGATGAAGAAGACTATGACAGTATGGCACCAGAGGATAGGGCAGCGGCTGAAAGAGCGATGCGAAAGAGAGATCGAGATGAGGCCCTTGCTCAAGGGCGTATGAGGCCTGGCCTCCTCTACG AGGAgagtgatgaagaagatgagagACCAACAAGAAGGAGAAGAATGGCAGAGAGAGCTGCTGAGGGCATTGAGGATGATGAAGAG atgatTGAGAGTATAGAGAATTTAGAAGACATGAAGGGTCACTCTGTCAGAGAGTGGGTCTCGTTGGCTGCTCCTCGTCTCGAGATCTACAATCGTTTTAAGAATTTCCTCTGTACATTCGTTGATGACAAGGGTCATAACCTTTACCGTGAGAAGATCAGACAAATGTGTGAAG GTAATAAGGAGAGTTTGGTTGTTGATTACAACATCCTGGCCTCACAGGAGCAGGTCTTGGCCTACTTCTTGCCTGAGGCACCAACTGAAATGCTCAAGATCTTTGATGAAGCCGCCAAGGAAGTTGTCCTGGCAATGTTTCCTAAGTATGAGCAAATTGCCAAGGAGATTCATGTGCGCATTGCAGAGCTGCCACTTGTTGAAGAGCTCAGATCGCTCAG GCAACTTCATCTGAACCAACTAATCCGAACAAGTGGGGTTGTAACAAGTGCAACAGGCATCATGCCCCAGCTGAGTATGATCAAGTATGACTGTCCTAAATGTGGCTTTGTCCTAGGACCTTTTTACCAGAGCCAGAACCAAGAGGTCAGACCAGGATCTTGTCCCGAGTGTCAGTCAGCAGGTCCTTTTGAAATCAATATGGAACAG ACCCTGTATCAGAACTATCAGCGTATCACCATTCAGGAGAGTCCAGGAAAGGTTGCCGCTGGAAGACTTCCAAGATCTAAAGATGCCATCCTTTTAGCTGATCTGGTGGATAGCTGCAAACCAGGAGATGAAATT GAGCTGACTGGAGTATACAACAACAATTATGATGGCTCTTTGAACACAGCTAATGGGTTTCCTGTGTTTGCCACACTCATCCAAGCAAACTACATCACAAAGAAAGATGATAAGATGGTGGCTGGTGCACTcactgatgatgatgtaaaGGCTGTAGTAGCACTCTCCAGAGATGAACGCATTGGAGAAAGG ATATTCGCTAGTATTGCGCCCTCTATCTACGGACATGATGATATCAAGAGAGCGATAGCATTGTCTTTATTTGGTGGAGAACCCAAGAATCCAG GTCAGAAGCATAAAGTACGTGGTGACATCAACATCCTAGCCTGTGGTGACCCTGGTACAGCTAAATCTCAGTTCCTGAAGTATGTAGAGAAAACTGCACCGAGGGCAGTGTTCACAACCGGTCAAGGTGCTTCTGCTGTTGGTCTGACAGCCTATGTTCAGCGTAATCCCGTATCCAGAGAGTGGACGTTGGAAGCTGGAGCTCTTGTTCTAGCTGACAAGGGAGTGTGTATCATTGACGAATTTGATAAG ATGAATGATGCAGATAGAACCAGTATCCATGAAGCTATGGAACAACAGAGTATCTCAATCTCCAAGGCGGGCATCGTCACTTCACTTCAGGCTAGATGCAGTATCATGGCTGCTGCTAACCCCATTGGAGGAAGATACAATCCCTCACTTACCTTCTCAGAAAAT gTTGACCTGACAGAACCCATCCTATCTCGTTTTGACATTCTGTGTGTTGTTCGAGACACTGTTGACCCTGTACAAGATGAGTTGCTTGCTAGATTTGTTGTTGACAGTCATATCAGGCATCATCCTTCAAATGCAGACACCGATGAAGACAAGTTACCT GATTTACCTTCCACTACTGGCCTAGAGAAGATCCCCCAGGAGTTATTGAAGAAGTATTTGATCTATGCCAAGGACAAGGTTCATCCTAAGCTTCATCATATGGACCAGGACAAGGTTGCTAAGATGTACTCTGATCTCCGCAGAGAATCAATG GCAACTGGAAGCATTCCAATCACAGTTCGTCACATTGAGTCTGTGATCCGTATGGCAGAGGCTAACGCAAGAATGCATCTGAGGGAGTACGTCAATGAAGATGATGTGAACATGGCCATTCGGGTCATGCTGGAAAGCTTTATAGATACACAGAAATACAGTATCATGAGGAGTATGCGCAAG AATTTCTCCCGTTACCTGACGTTCCGACGAGACAACAATGAGTTGTTGCTGTTTGTACTGAAACAGCTGGTACAGGAACAGATGTCATTCCACAGGACACGTTATGGTACAGAGCAAGACATTGTTGAGATCTCAGAAAAAGATCTTGCTGATAAg GCTCGTCAGATCAACATTCTCAACCTGTCTGCTTTCTACGACAGCGAGGTCTTTAAACTTCATAAATTCACTCATGACACCAGAAGGAAAGTAATAGTTCAGTCATTCTGA